One window of the Microvirga mediterraneensis genome contains the following:
- a CDS encoding IS5 family transposase, which yields MTSARKPYPSDVSDEEWALVAPYLTLLPEEAGQREHSLREVFNGLRYIIKTGAPWRWMPNDLPPWAAVYQQAQRWLNAGCFEELAHDLRAVLRLAAGRNEEPSAAVLDSRTLRSTPESGARAGYDGAKRKKGSKLHLAVDTLGHLLAAHVTPATADDRAEVGQLAQAVQVATGESVDLAYVDQGYTGERAAAAAREHGIELEVVKLPEAKRGFVLLPRRWVVERTFGWTTRFRRLVRDYERLPETLADLHVIALVCIMLRQAANYIAVHNSL from the coding sequence ATGACCTCTGCTCGCAAACCTTACCCCTCCGATGTCTCCGATGAGGAATGGGCGCTGGTGGCGCCCTACCTGACGCTCCTGCCCGAAGAGGCGGGCCAGCGGGAGCACTCCCTGCGCGAGGTGTTCAACGGGCTGCGCTACATCATCAAAACGGGAGCGCCCTGGCGCTGGATGCCCAACGACCTGCCGCCCTGGGCCGCCGTCTACCAGCAGGCGCAGCGCTGGCTGAACGCCGGCTGCTTCGAGGAGCTGGCGCACGACCTTCGCGCCGTGCTGCGCCTAGCCGCCGGACGCAATGAGGAGCCCTCGGCCGCGGTGCTCGACAGCCGCACGCTGCGCTCCACGCCGGAGAGTGGCGCCCGCGCCGGCTATGATGGGGCCAAGCGCAAGAAGGGCTCCAAGCTGCACCTGGCGGTGGACACCCTCGGGCATCTCCTGGCCGCTCACGTCACACCCGCCACCGCGGATGATCGGGCTGAGGTGGGACAACTGGCTCAGGCCGTGCAGGTCGCCACCGGTGAGAGCGTCGATCTGGCCTATGTCGATCAGGGCTATACCGGCGAGAGGGCCGCGGCTGCCGCCCGCGAGCATGGGATCGAACTGGAGGTGGTCAAACTACCTGAGGCCAAGCGCGGCTTCGTGCTGTTGCCGCGGAGATGGGTGGTCGAACGGACCTTCGGTTGGACCACACGCTTTCGGCGTCTGGTGCGCGACTACGAGCGCTTACCTGAAACTCTCGCAGACCTGCATGTCATTGCTCTGGTCTGTATTATGCTACGACAGGCCGCAAACTACATCGCGGTCCATAACAGCCTCTAG
- a CDS encoding DUF2726 domain-containing protein, which translates to MMMLDNLSWSWFVGVGLLGILFVLVLFWTRKPRYRRHSIMTDNEREFYQRLLAACPDCQIWPQVPILALVRPDAKEGSRAFWMAFKKISNTRVDWVVVQDLEVIAIVELDDRSHDARKDAQRDKVLKSCGYRVIRFSSGRRPDPRQLHDAIFQPQ; encoded by the coding sequence ATGATGATGTTGGACAATCTTTCCTGGTCGTGGTTCGTCGGCGTCGGGCTGCTCGGCATCCTGTTCGTCCTGGTCCTCTTCTGGACCCGCAAGCCACGCTACCGGCGCCACTCGATCATGACGGACAACGAGAGGGAGTTTTACCAGCGCCTTCTTGCGGCATGCCCCGATTGCCAGATCTGGCCCCAGGTTCCGATCCTGGCCCTCGTTCGGCCCGACGCCAAGGAGGGTAGTCGCGCCTTCTGGATGGCTTTCAAGAAGATCTCGAACACGCGTGTCGACTGGGTCGTCGTCCAGGACCTTGAGGTGATCGCCATTGTCGAACTCGATGACCGCTCCCACGATGCCCGTAAGGATGCGCAGCGCGACAAGGTTCTGAAGTCGTGCGGCTATCGCGTGATCCGGTTCAGCTCGGGCCGCAGGCCGGATCCTCGGCAGCTTCACGACGCCATCTTTCAACCCCAATAA